A genomic window from Rhea pennata isolate bPtePen1 chromosome 12, bPtePen1.pri, whole genome shotgun sequence includes:
- the LOC134145741 gene encoding histone H2A type 2-B: MSGRGKSGGKARAKAKSRSSRAGLQFPVGRVHRLLRKGNYAERVGAGAPVYLAAVLEYLSAEILELAGNAARDNKKTRIIPRHLQLAIRNDEELNKLLGGVTIAQGGVLPNIQAVLLPKKTQSSKK; this comes from the coding sequence aTGTCGGGCCGCGGGAAGTCCGGCGGCAAGGCGCGGGCCAAGGCCAAGTCGCGCTCGTCGCGGGCCGGGCTGCAGTTCCCGGTGGGCCGGGTGCACCGGCTGCTGCGCAAGGGCAACTACGCGGAGCGGGTGGGCGCCGGGGCGCCGGTGTACCTGGCGGCGGTGCTGGAGTACCTCTCAGCCGAGATCCTGGAGCTGGCGGGCAACGCTGCCCGCGACAACAAGAAGACGCGCATCATCCCGCGGCACCTGCAGCTCGCCATCCGCAACGACGAGGAGCTCAACAAGCTGCTGGGCGGCGTGACCATCGCCCAGGGCGGCGTGCTGCCCAACATCCAGGCCGTGCTGCTGCCCAAGAAGACGCAGAGCTCCAAGAAGTGA